In Gordonia phthalatica, one genomic interval encodes:
- a CDS encoding carboxymuconolactone decarboxylase family protein translates to MTARMTNPTMLLPGVFDALMAMHKAVADTGLPADLSEMVNMRASQLNGCSTCLDGHWRLARRFGVSDEKLFAVGAWRDSPYFTEAERIALEITEELTHLSMKPEAVSDELWERAAEEFDEAQLAALIVAVATINFYNRVNHATRQPGGSWKP, encoded by the coding sequence ATGACCGCACGCATGACCAACCCGACGATGCTGCTCCCCGGCGTCTTCGACGCCCTGATGGCGATGCACAAGGCCGTCGCCGACACCGGTCTGCCTGCCGACCTGTCCGAGATGGTCAACATGCGCGCCAGCCAGCTCAACGGCTGCAGCACCTGCCTCGACGGGCACTGGCGGCTGGCGCGCCGATTCGGCGTCAGCGACGAGAAGCTGTTCGCCGTCGGTGCCTGGCGTGACTCCCCGTACTTCACCGAGGCCGAGCGCATCGCGCTGGAGATCACCGAGGAACTGACGCACCTGTCGATGAAGCCGGAGGCCGTGTCCGACGAACTGTGGGAGCGGGCGGCGGAGGAGTTCGACGAGGCGCAACTCGCCGCGTTGATCGTCGCGGTCGCGACCATCAACTTCTACAACCGCGTCAATCACGCGACCCGTCAGCCGGGTGGTTCGTGGAAGCCGTGA
- a CDS encoding aldehyde dehydrogenase family protein, translating into MGLESIAAASKTASAGHMLERAGWAARAFGDYSQRDVERIVRAVADVAFANSRRFAEAAVAETTFGVVEHKLQKNEACSRGLLEAYAGTDFVSPRIDADAKIIEVPRPAGVILAITPSTNPVASVYFKVLLALMTRNAVVVSPHPMAKKCCVEAAELLAEAAVAAGAPDGVIQAVAEPTIPLVESMMADRRTNLIIATGGSGVVRAAYSSGNPAMGVGPGNVPVFVDHSADIRAAARRIVDSKAFDNSVLCTNESVLIVEESVSDSLIREMRNAGAVLLNRQETQQLRDYMFPSGQLNTAVVGKDAAVIAAGAGVRVGPRTKVLLAPFDVAVPDEPLTHEKLSPVLGLITARDRAQGIATARAIVRGVGAGHSAAIHSTDPETVMAFTARVPVLRVVVNVGNSTGSSGLGTNLPISMTIGTGFAGRSSLGENLKPDHLINCVRIAYNSDSAEVMPSYVNQDPTRNHTTPVPVYPVASNDPEAVAAHAVDQVSRRLAASSSATAFGVSTSGGADQGLVREEIRRLVAEELSQLIKG; encoded by the coding sequence ATGGGTTTGGAGAGTATTGCGGCGGCATCGAAAACGGCTTCGGCCGGACACATGCTAGAGCGTGCTGGATGGGCGGCACGTGCATTCGGCGACTATTCGCAACGTGACGTGGAGCGGATCGTCCGGGCCGTTGCCGACGTCGCGTTCGCCAACTCACGTCGGTTCGCGGAAGCCGCTGTCGCGGAGACGACGTTCGGCGTCGTCGAGCACAAGCTGCAGAAGAATGAGGCCTGTTCGCGCGGCCTGCTGGAAGCGTATGCGGGCACCGACTTCGTGAGTCCTCGGATTGACGCTGATGCGAAGATCATCGAGGTACCGAGGCCTGCCGGCGTGATACTGGCGATCACACCGTCGACCAACCCGGTCGCGAGCGTGTACTTCAAGGTGCTGCTGGCTTTGATGACGCGCAATGCGGTCGTTGTCTCGCCGCACCCGATGGCGAAGAAGTGCTGCGTCGAGGCGGCGGAGCTCCTCGCCGAGGCGGCTGTGGCGGCGGGCGCCCCCGACGGAGTGATCCAGGCCGTCGCTGAACCAACGATCCCACTGGTCGAGTCGATGATGGCGGACCGTCGAACCAACCTCATCATCGCCACGGGTGGTTCCGGTGTCGTACGTGCCGCCTACAGCTCGGGCAACCCCGCGATGGGCGTCGGCCCGGGAAACGTGCCGGTGTTCGTCGACCACTCGGCCGACATCCGGGCCGCTGCGCGCCGGATCGTTGACAGCAAGGCGTTCGATAACTCGGTCCTGTGCACCAACGAGTCCGTCCTGATTGTGGAGGAGTCGGTGTCGGACTCCTTGATCCGCGAGATGCGCAACGCCGGGGCGGTACTGCTCAATCGACAGGAGACGCAGCAGCTTCGCGACTACATGTTCCCCAGCGGGCAGCTCAATACCGCTGTGGTGGGCAAGGATGCCGCGGTGATCGCTGCGGGCGCCGGTGTCCGGGTGGGACCGAGGACCAAGGTGCTACTGGCACCGTTCGACGTCGCAGTCCCCGACGAACCGTTAACCCACGAAAAGCTGTCACCGGTCCTGGGGCTGATCACCGCCCGAGATCGCGCCCAGGGGATCGCGACAGCACGCGCGATCGTTCGCGGCGTCGGTGCCGGCCACAGTGCTGCCATTCACAGCACCGACCCCGAGACCGTGATGGCATTCACCGCTCGGGTTCCGGTGCTGCGAGTGGTGGTGAATGTCGGCAACAGCACCGGCAGCTCGGGGCTGGGGACCAACCTCCCAATCTCTATGACCATTGGTACCGGATTCGCTGGTCGCAGTTCTCTCGGTGAGAATCTCAAGCCAGATCACTTGATCAATTGTGTGCGAATCGCGTACAACTCTGATTCGGCCGAGGTGATGCCGTCGTATGTGAACCAGGACCCGACGCGTAACCACACGACGCCGGTTCCTGTCTACCCCGTTGCATCGAATGACCCCGAAGCGGTCGCTGCGCATGCGGTCGACCAGGTTAGCAGGCGCTTGGCTGCCTCTTCGTCCGCTACCGCGTTCGGAGTATCGACCTCCGGTGGGGCCGACCAGGGCCTTGTGCGCGAGGAGATCCGTCGCCTCGTCGCCGAAGAACTGTCCCAACTGATCAAGGGCTGA
- a CDS encoding microcompartment protein has translation MSDTSISSELRVYLMVEDLQEQFAAYLGTPTRARGYPPFAGDHALIIEVAPALAIERVIDLALREVPGVEPGILFVERQFGVLELHGKSLDEVKRAGEAVLAGTGSSAGDQLRPRVLYHDIIENVSDQHAVLINRNRKGSMLMPGQSLLVYEMTPALFAAVAANEAERAAPGLSMIDVQMIGAAGRLYLGGTTEEVTAARDRITAVLSSIEGREQ, from the coding sequence ATGTCCGACACATCGATCAGTAGTGAACTGCGCGTCTATTTGATGGTCGAGGACCTTCAAGAGCAGTTCGCCGCGTATCTGGGAACCCCGACGCGTGCCCGTGGATATCCTCCCTTCGCAGGTGATCACGCGCTCATCATCGAGGTCGCTCCGGCTCTCGCGATCGAGCGAGTGATCGACCTCGCGTTGCGCGAGGTGCCGGGAGTCGAGCCGGGCATCCTTTTCGTCGAGCGCCAATTCGGGGTTCTCGAACTGCACGGTAAGAGTCTCGACGAGGTCAAACGGGCGGGGGAGGCGGTGCTCGCCGGCACCGGATCTTCGGCTGGTGATCAGCTCCGACCACGGGTGCTCTACCACGACATCATCGAGAACGTGAGCGACCAGCACGCTGTGCTGATCAATCGCAACAGGAAGGGGTCGATGTTGATGCCCGGCCAGTCGCTCCTGGTCTACGAGATGACCCCGGCGCTCTTCGCGGCAGTCGCGGCCAATGAGGCGGAGCGCGCTGCACCGGGTCTGTCGATGATCGATGTCCAGATGATCGGCGCGGCGGGTCGGCTCTACCTGGGTGGAACGACAGAAGAGGTCACTGCGGCGCGCGATCGCATCACTGCGGTCCTCTCCTCCATCGAGGGACGGGAGCAGTGA
- a CDS encoding sigma-70 family RNA polymerase sigma factor: MQTTIFSDARPHLLAVATRMLGSPADAEEAVQETWLRAADVGDEIENPTGWLTTVVSRICLDMLRARRPAAPVEIVDPVDQHPGPADEAQLADAVSAALGAVLDSLAPAERVAFVLHDVFGVPFDDVATILGKTPAATRQVASRARRRVTAAPPESTSHRTRAVDAFLAASRDGDFGSLVELLDPDAMFRTFTDDQPPALVHGAPAIAEAFMFRAKTAYTALLDGKVGVAVRHPSGRDGEVLLVMDVSFTPSGGIAAIDATLRGDELTVVEVRRAAS, translated from the coding sequence ATGCAGACGACAATCTTCTCCGACGCACGCCCGCACCTGTTGGCGGTGGCGACGCGGATGCTCGGATCCCCCGCCGACGCGGAGGAGGCAGTCCAGGAGACGTGGCTCCGCGCCGCCGACGTCGGCGACGAGATCGAGAATCCGACCGGGTGGCTGACGACCGTCGTCTCCCGAATCTGCCTGGACATGCTGCGAGCGCGTCGACCCGCGGCACCGGTCGAGATCGTCGACCCCGTCGATCAGCATCCCGGTCCGGCGGACGAGGCTCAACTGGCCGACGCCGTCAGTGCCGCCCTCGGCGCAGTCCTCGACTCCCTCGCCCCGGCCGAGCGGGTGGCCTTCGTCCTGCACGACGTCTTCGGCGTCCCGTTCGACGACGTCGCCACCATTCTCGGCAAGACCCCGGCCGCGACCCGACAGGTGGCCAGCCGGGCCCGCCGCCGGGTCACCGCCGCTCCCCCGGAATCGACGTCGCACCGCACCCGCGCCGTCGACGCCTTCCTCGCCGCGTCCCGCGACGGCGACTTCGGTTCGCTCGTGGAACTACTGGATCCGGACGCGATGTTCCGCACTTTCACCGACGATCAGCCGCCCGCCCTGGTGCACGGTGCTCCCGCGATCGCGGAAGCATTCATGTTCCGCGCGAAGACCGCGTACACCGCGCTGCTCGACGGGAAGGTCGGCGTCGCCGTCCGCCACCCGTCCGGTCGCGACGGCGAAGTGCTGCTGGTGATGGACGTGTCGTTCACGCCGTCGGGCGGGATCGCCGCGATCGACGCGACCCTGCGCGGCGACGAGCTGACGGTCGTCGAGGTGCGCAGGGCCGCGTCGTAG
- a CDS encoding BMC domain-containing protein, with the protein MSSTAVGMIETKGFVAALTAADAMVKAANVVITDRQEVGDGLVAVIVTGEVGAVKAATEAGAEAASQVGELISVHVIPRPHAELGNHFDISAK; encoded by the coding sequence ATGTCGAGCACCGCAGTCGGAATGATCGAGACCAAGGGATTCGTTGCCGCTCTCACCGCCGCCGACGCCATGGTGAAGGCCGCGAATGTGGTCATCACCGATCGTCAGGAAGTCGGCGACGGCCTCGTCGCCGTGATCGTCACCGGTGAAGTCGGCGCAGTCAAAGCGGCCACCGAAGCGGGCGCCGAAGCAGCGTCGCAGGTTGGTGAGCTCATCAGCGTCCACGTGATCCCGCGCCCGCATGCCGAACTGGGAAACCACTTCGACATCTCGGCGAAGTGA
- a CDS encoding EutN/CcmL family microcompartment protein produces the protein MQQAVVTGTVWSTKRIDGIPPGALLTVRTAGGEELVAFDVLGSGVGEEVLISLGSVAAAWFTGTPPPIDALIIGSVDPR, from the coding sequence ATGCAACAGGCAGTTGTGACCGGAACAGTCTGGTCAACCAAACGGATCGACGGCATTCCGCCCGGAGCACTTCTGACGGTGCGGACCGCCGGTGGAGAGGAGCTCGTCGCTTTCGATGTCCTGGGCAGCGGTGTCGGCGAAGAAGTCCTGATCAGTCTGGGCTCAGTAGCTGCCGCATGGTTCACCGGAACACCGCCTCCGATTGACGCCCTGATCATCGGATCTGTCGATCCCCGATAG
- the fabG gene encoding 3-oxoacyl-ACP reductase FabG — protein MFSSMAEHTVVVTGGSRGIGRGIATIFVEAGARVVLVGRRAAELAAVAEELGPRTDYLVADIGDRGQCREMAAEVVRRHGGIDVLCCNAGIFPQHRLSEMTQEDLDLVMRTNLSGTVFSVQACTDALAACGRGRIVLTSSITGPITGYPGWSHYGASKAAQLGFMRSAALELARQGITINAVMPGNIATEGLDGLGDDYVAGMAAAVPAGRLGSVADIGHAVLFFAAPETGYVTGQTLIVDGGQILPESAEALAQM, from the coding sequence ATGTTCTCATCCATGGCAGAGCACACCGTGGTGGTGACCGGAGGAAGTCGGGGGATCGGCCGCGGTATCGCGACTATCTTCGTCGAGGCAGGTGCACGCGTGGTCCTCGTCGGTCGTCGTGCGGCCGAACTTGCCGCAGTGGCTGAAGAACTGGGACCACGTACGGACTATCTGGTCGCTGACATCGGCGACCGCGGTCAGTGTCGTGAGATGGCTGCGGAGGTAGTGAGGCGGCACGGAGGAATCGACGTGCTGTGCTGCAATGCCGGCATCTTCCCGCAACACAGGCTCTCTGAGATGACTCAGGAAGACCTTGATCTCGTGATGCGGACCAACCTCAGTGGCACGGTCTTCAGCGTCCAGGCCTGTACGGATGCGCTTGCGGCGTGCGGCCGCGGGCGAATCGTCCTCACCTCGTCGATCACGGGTCCGATCACGGGCTACCCGGGATGGTCGCATTACGGGGCGAGCAAGGCGGCGCAGCTCGGGTTCATGCGCAGTGCTGCGCTGGAACTCGCACGACAGGGCATCACGATCAACGCCGTCATGCCCGGCAACATCGCGACGGAGGGCTTGGACGGGCTGGGTGACGACTACGTAGCAGGCATGGCGGCCGCGGTGCCCGCGGGCCGGTTGGGCAGTGTCGCTGATATCGGTCACGCGGTGTTGTTCTTCGCAGCACCGGAGACGGGATACGTCACCGGTCAAACACTGATCGTCGACGGTGGTCAGATCCTGCCGGAGTCTGCGGAGGCTCTCGCACAGATGTGA
- a CDS encoding phosphotransferase enzyme family protein — MADSKSIGIDATEGLAYAAMKAYDFPEPYELSLINLSENATFLVTATDSDDRAVMRVHRLGYHDRASIESELDWTTALRLDIGVATPAVVSARDGSRVTTIRDGDVDRHVVLFDLAPGAEPDGELLRASDFRLLGRLTAKLHMHAMTWQRPPTFTRFKWDWDAFLGEEARWGRWSDGVGIGAEEIDVLGAATALLRRRLSEYGTGPDRYGLIHADLRLANLLIIDDQITVIDFDDCGESWFMYDFGTAVSFIEDDPRVPDWRAAWLTGYREVRELSAEHERMLATFVMLRRLMLVAWMGSHSHSTEAVALGKSFTAGTMVLAHRYLASDGQSIDRDVAA; from the coding sequence ATGGCCGACTCGAAGAGCATCGGAATCGATGCGACTGAAGGGCTCGCTTACGCGGCGATGAAGGCGTATGACTTCCCGGAGCCGTATGAGCTCTCGCTCATCAACCTCTCGGAGAACGCCACGTTTCTGGTGACCGCGACCGACAGCGATGACCGAGCGGTGATGCGTGTCCATCGACTCGGCTATCACGATCGAGCGTCGATCGAGAGTGAACTTGACTGGACCACGGCTCTGCGACTGGACATCGGAGTCGCCACCCCCGCCGTGGTGTCGGCCCGCGACGGCAGTCGGGTGACGACGATTCGTGACGGCGATGTTGATCGTCACGTGGTGCTGTTCGACCTGGCGCCGGGTGCGGAGCCGGACGGGGAACTCCTTCGAGCATCTGACTTCCGGCTGCTCGGGAGACTGACCGCGAAGCTCCACATGCACGCAATGACATGGCAGCGGCCGCCCACGTTTACCCGATTCAAGTGGGACTGGGATGCATTCCTCGGTGAGGAGGCTCGCTGGGGCCGGTGGAGTGACGGGGTCGGCATCGGGGCCGAGGAGATCGACGTCCTCGGTGCCGCCACAGCGCTTCTCCGACGACGATTGAGTGAGTACGGCACCGGGCCGGACCGTTACGGACTGATACACGCTGATCTGCGCCTGGCGAATCTTCTGATCATCGACGATCAGATCACTGTCATCGACTTCGATGACTGCGGTGAATCCTGGTTCATGTACGACTTTGGCACCGCCGTCTCGTTCATCGAAGATGATCCTCGTGTCCCTGACTGGCGCGCCGCGTGGTTGACCGGTTACCGCGAGGTACGTGAACTCAGTGCCGAGCATGAACGGATGCTGGCGACATTCGTCATGCTTCGCCGGCTCATGTTAGTGGCATGGATGGGTTCACACTCGCACTCTACTGAGGCCGTGGCTCTCGGTAAGAGTTTCACCGCTGGAACCATGGTTCTGGCACACCGGTACCTGGCCTCTGACGGCCAGTCGATCGACCGCGACGTCGCGGCCTGA
- a CDS encoding lipase family protein: MKAKSWLTALLTVVSALAISTSLLPAPAQAAPPNRTPQVTEIFNGFVIGTFQHGRMGSPDEVLTPLLSTDPFYREPRLTGSEKAGTLLKAKKVAVQFLGFRPGDVDAYKIMYVTTALDGRPDISTGLIMIPRDGRDNAKRPIVSYQMANDSVGANCHPSAMWTGSDPMDGSSWSALGPLAQLFGKGYAVVMSDVGNNGDKKPHGVFAGKYNARTSLDAVRAALTVRDARLSSTAPVGLFGIAGGGVGTGHALEIKDQYAPELNITAAVLEGMVPNYRNFIATADGSVGSGFAMATLLGLEPHYPDMRIDDHLNQAGRAVADYYRTQCQTPAYFTLPLVPLKTLFKGNQSPANIKAFQRAYRDNVMGTGTPAKGVRTLVASCVADDSPMSLVPAADSRKLVRAWRSRGGRVDYQPTDCSMVKFITDMYGWGTDLFGMQTVDWFAANLTRR, translated from the coding sequence ATGAAGGCGAAGTCCTGGCTCACCGCGCTCCTGACCGTCGTGAGCGCCCTCGCGATCAGCACCTCCCTGCTGCCCGCTCCGGCGCAGGCGGCGCCGCCCAACCGGACCCCGCAGGTCACCGAGATCTTCAACGGCTTCGTCATCGGGACCTTCCAGCACGGTCGGATGGGCAGCCCCGACGAAGTCCTGACGCCGCTGCTCTCGACCGACCCCTTCTACCGTGAGCCGCGCCTGACCGGTTCCGAGAAGGCGGGCACGCTGCTCAAGGCCAAGAAGGTCGCCGTGCAGTTCCTCGGCTTCCGTCCGGGCGACGTCGACGCCTACAAGATCATGTACGTCACCACCGCGCTCGACGGCCGCCCCGATATCAGCACCGGGCTCATCATGATCCCGCGCGACGGGCGCGACAACGCGAAGCGTCCGATCGTCAGCTACCAGATGGCCAACGACAGCGTCGGCGCCAACTGTCACCCGTCCGCCATGTGGACCGGCTCGGATCCGATGGACGGCTCGTCGTGGTCGGCGCTCGGCCCCCTCGCCCAGCTCTTCGGCAAGGGCTACGCCGTTGTCATGTCCGACGTCGGCAACAACGGCGACAAGAAGCCGCACGGCGTCTTCGCAGGCAAGTACAACGCCCGAACCAGCCTCGACGCTGTCCGCGCGGCCCTCACGGTCCGTGACGCGCGCCTGTCGAGCACTGCGCCCGTCGGCCTGTTCGGCATTGCCGGCGGCGGTGTCGGCACCGGACACGCCCTCGAGATCAAGGATCAGTACGCGCCGGAACTCAACATCACCGCCGCGGTCCTGGAGGGCATGGTCCCGAACTACCGCAACTTCATCGCGACCGCCGACGGCTCCGTCGGCTCCGGCTTCGCGATGGCGACTCTGCTCGGCCTGGAGCCGCACTACCCGGACATGCGGATCGACGACCACCTCAACCAGGCGGGACGTGCCGTCGCCGACTATTACCGCACCCAGTGCCAGACACCTGCCTACTTCACGCTGCCGCTGGTTCCGCTGAAGACGCTGTTCAAGGGAAATCAGTCGCCGGCGAACATCAAGGCCTTCCAACGTGCCTACCGCGACAACGTGATGGGCACCGGTACTCCCGCGAAGGGCGTGCGGACTCTCGTCGCGTCGTGCGTGGCGGACGACTCGCCGATGTCCCTGGTGCCCGCCGCGGACTCCCGCAAGCTGGTGCGCGCCTGGCGTAGCCGCGGCGGTCGGGTCGACTATCAGCCGACCGACTGCAGCATGGTCAAGTTCATCACCGACATGTACGGCTGGGGTACCGACCTGTTCGGCATGCAGACGGTCGACTGGTTCGCGGCCAACCTGACCCGGCGATAG
- a CDS encoding BMC domain-containing protein — translation MTELRSFIFIDRLAPQTMCYLATWIKGTLPRAGVAAQIIEVAPGIDIEQITDSALKYAEVSAGILVVERQFGYLEFHGETGSVKAAAEGVLDVMGADPGTAVRPTVLANKIISSIDRQHAFLINRNKIGSMVVPGESLFVLEVQPASYAILATNEAEKAADIKVVDYRMIGASGRVYLSGKEADVRQAADAALDVLRSL, via the coding sequence ATGACTGAATTGCGTTCGTTCATCTTCATCGACCGACTGGCACCGCAGACGATGTGTTATCTCGCCACCTGGATCAAGGGCACGCTTCCCCGGGCGGGTGTGGCGGCGCAGATCATCGAGGTGGCACCCGGTATCGACATCGAGCAGATCACTGACAGCGCCCTCAAGTATGCAGAGGTCTCCGCCGGGATCCTCGTGGTGGAACGGCAGTTCGGGTACCTCGAGTTCCACGGTGAGACCGGTTCGGTCAAGGCTGCTGCGGAGGGGGTACTCGATGTGATGGGTGCGGACCCGGGCACCGCGGTTCGCCCCACGGTGTTGGCCAACAAGATCATCTCGTCCATCGACCGACAGCACGCGTTCCTCATCAACCGCAACAAGATCGGCTCGATGGTGGTGCCCGGTGAGTCGCTCTTCGTCCTTGAGGTACAGCCGGCGTCGTACGCGATCCTGGCGACGAACGAGGCGGAGAAGGCGGCTGACATTAAGGTCGTGGACTACCGGATGATCGGCGCCAGCGGACGTGTCTACCTCTCGGGCAAAGAAGCCGATGTGCGCCAGGCCGCCGATGCAGCACTCGATGTGTTGCGGAGCTTGTGA
- a CDS encoding GntR family transcriptional regulator, which yields MTAESVRAIGRESTSLVETLRRRIVSEISSGILAPGTRLGGERDLAESYGVSRSTLRQVLGGLEEAGLIERVAGRGGGTFVGHPKVARDSTEVVGLPASLASQGYAAGTRVLSTRLAPPDDTARARLGLRADELVADIQRLRLADGRPLSLDRAQFPAARFRGLLEMSLGGSLYALLEEKFDLRIGEAEETIEVVNATDDEAGILGVDVGFPLVSIERIAYDDGGEPFEYSHDLFRADRVRITMRTPGRGLRAAAVGLEEIVTLTAVAPMTSD from the coding sequence ATGACTGCGGAGTCCGTACGGGCGATCGGACGCGAGTCGACGTCACTCGTAGAGACTCTCCGGCGGCGGATCGTATCCGAGATCAGTTCTGGCATTCTCGCTCCTGGTACTCGTCTCGGTGGTGAGCGCGACCTTGCCGAGAGTTATGGAGTCAGCCGGTCGACGCTTCGGCAAGTCTTGGGCGGACTCGAGGAAGCCGGCCTCATCGAACGCGTCGCCGGCCGTGGCGGTGGAACTTTCGTTGGCCACCCGAAGGTCGCTCGAGACTCGACAGAGGTGGTCGGTCTGCCGGCTTCGTTGGCGAGTCAGGGCTATGCCGCGGGTACGCGGGTGCTGTCAACGCGGCTCGCACCGCCAGATGACACAGCGCGTGCGAGGCTGGGGCTGCGGGCTGACGAGCTGGTCGCGGACATCCAGCGTCTGCGACTCGCGGACGGTCGTCCCCTGTCGTTGGACCGAGCTCAGTTCCCCGCGGCGCGGTTCCGAGGCCTGCTCGAGATGTCCCTCGGCGGTTCGTTGTATGCATTGCTCGAGGAGAAGTTCGACCTTCGGATCGGGGAGGCCGAGGAAACCATCGAAGTCGTCAACGCCACCGACGATGAGGCAGGGATCCTCGGTGTGGACGTGGGTTTCCCACTCGTGTCTATCGAACGCATCGCTTACGACGACGGCGGTGAGCCCTTCGAGTACTCACACGATCTGTTTCGCGCCGACCGTGTTCGGATCACCATGCGTACGCCGGGGCGTGGACTACGTGCGGCTGCCGTAGGCCTTGAGGAGATCGTGACCCTGACCGCCGTCGCCCCAATGACGTCCGACTGA
- a CDS encoding aspartate aminotransferase family protein produces the protein MHDYGAFAFESKADVLDSSKEFWNPDKTQFWSDSGVDLVIDRREGYFLWDMDGRRLIDTHLNGGTYNLGHRNPEIVEALKVSMDHFDMGNHHFPSVARAALAKELVQSAPPGLTKVAFASGGGEAIDIALKSARRATKRRDIVSIVKAYHGHTGLAVAAGDERFADFFLSDRPEFHQVPFNDLAAMEAALRGRDVAAVIMETIPATYGFPLPEPGYLEQVKNLCEKNGTLYIADEVQTGMMRTGEMWGITKHGIDPDILVTGKGLSGGMYPIAAALLSERSGAWLREDGFAHMSTFGGAELACIAALKALEITQRPAVRSMVHYIADVIGTGLRQIQAAHPNWFTGIRQNGVIFGLEFAHPEGAKFVMRELYQLGVWAIFSTLDPRVLQYKPGILLTPDITEELLDRTALAIARAEAAVCGTTRKAS, from the coding sequence ATGCACGATTACGGAGCGTTCGCTTTCGAGTCGAAGGCGGACGTCCTCGACTCTTCGAAAGAGTTCTGGAACCCCGACAAGACACAGTTTTGGTCTGACAGCGGCGTAGACCTCGTGATCGATCGACGCGAAGGTTACTTCCTTTGGGACATGGACGGCCGCCGGCTGATCGATACCCATCTCAACGGCGGCACGTACAACCTCGGACATCGCAATCCGGAGATCGTCGAGGCGCTGAAGGTGTCAATGGACCACTTCGACATGGGGAACCATCACTTCCCGTCGGTAGCGCGTGCAGCGTTGGCCAAGGAGCTCGTCCAGAGTGCACCGCCCGGACTGACGAAGGTTGCCTTTGCCTCCGGTGGAGGCGAGGCGATCGACATCGCCCTCAAAAGTGCACGGCGCGCTACCAAGCGGCGGGACATCGTCTCCATCGTCAAGGCCTATCACGGGCACACTGGTTTAGCTGTTGCTGCAGGTGACGAACGTTTTGCCGACTTCTTCCTCTCCGACCGCCCGGAGTTCCATCAGGTTCCGTTCAATGACCTCGCCGCGATGGAGGCAGCTCTGCGCGGGCGCGACGTCGCAGCGGTGATCATGGAGACGATTCCGGCGACCTACGGCTTCCCGCTTCCCGAGCCCGGTTACCTCGAACAAGTCAAGAATTTGTGTGAGAAGAACGGCACGCTGTACATCGCCGACGAGGTGCAGACCGGAATGATGCGGACCGGCGAGATGTGGGGCATCACCAAACACGGTATCGACCCGGACATCCTCGTGACCGGCAAGGGACTCTCCGGTGGCATGTATCCGATCGCCGCCGCGTTGCTCAGTGAGCGATCGGGTGCATGGCTTCGCGAAGACGGTTTCGCACACATGTCGACCTTCGGCGGCGCCGAACTCGCATGCATCGCCGCGCTCAAAGCGTTGGAGATCACGCAGCGGCCGGCCGTTCGCTCGATGGTCCATTACATCGCAGATGTGATCGGCACGGGGCTGCGACAGATCCAGGCAGCCCACCCGAACTGGTTCACCGGGATTCGACAGAACGGTGTGATCTTCGGTCTGGAGTTCGCTCATCCAGAAGGTGCCAAGTTCGTCATGCGCGAGCTGTATCAGCTAGGAGTCTGGGCGATCTTCTCAACGCTCGACCCGCGTGTTCTGCAGTACAAGCCAGGGATTCTGTTGACCCCGGACATCACGGAGGAACTGCTCGACCGCACTGCTCTGGCGATAGCTCGCGCAGAGGCCGCGGTGTGCGGCACCACGAGGAAGGCGAGCTGA